A window of the Penaeus monodon isolate SGIC_2016 chromosome 11, NSTDA_Pmon_1, whole genome shotgun sequence genome harbors these coding sequences:
- the LOC119578964 gene encoding small integral membrane protein 4-like, which produces MRIRLYNARLRYFLDKWPGKRYLGMYRFLPMFFVLGAALEFSMINWHVGEVNFYRTYKKRQAQDIALQELQDEGLLPQ; this is translated from the exons ATGCGCATACGTTTGTACAACGCAAGGCTTCGCTACTTCTTGGATAAGTGGCCGGGGAAGCGTTACTTGGGCATGTACCGCTTCCTGCCCATGTTCTTTGTTCTTGGAGCTGCCCTCGAGTTTTCCATGATTAATTGGCATGTTGGAGAAGTGAATTtct ATCGCACCTACAAGAAACGGCAAGCACAAGACATTGCTCTACAGGAACTACAAGACGAAGGATTGTTGCCGCAGTAA